In a single window of the Ficedula albicollis isolate OC2 chromosome 13, FicAlb1.5, whole genome shotgun sequence genome:
- the MYOZ3 gene encoding myozenin-3 isoform X2, with product MSTTHDLMIEELSLPNNRGSRLFQQRQKRVQRFVFEHPSGSRQLPGQGAGGSHHTGKGDPEGTVNEQMAGESAGGQENYHSELHVAASPQGGPPEVPKKSEKVLHMSKVLNPSALAPGYSSPLREIPHEKFNVTAIPKGYRSPWQELFGDRNDAVHGKNPPPMRPLAWDFRSFNRTPAPFDRALVGELSSLPTVELDNLSVLEVISHRPNFNRVAQGWVRILPESEEL from the exons ATGAGCACAACACATGACCTGATGATCGAGGAGCTCTCCCTGCCAAACAACCGCGGCTCCCGGCTCTTCCAGCAGCGCCAGAAGCGGGTGCAGCGCTTTGTCTTTGAGCATCCCAGTGGCTCCAGGCAG ctcccagggcaagGGGCAGGTGGCTCACACCACACTGGGAAAGGTGATCCAGAAGGAACAGTGAATGAACAGATG GCAGGGGAGAGTGCTGGGGGCCAGGAGAATTATCACTCTGAGCTCCACGTAGCAGCATCACCCCAAGGTGGCCCCCCAGAAGTACCCAAGAAGTCAGAGAAGGTCTTGCACATGAGCAAAGTCCTGAACCCCAGTGCCCTAGCCCCAG GGTACTCAAGCCCCCTCAGGGAAATCCCCCACGAGAAGTTCAATGTCACCGCCATCCCCAAGGGCTACCGGTCCCCATGGCAGGAGCTCTTTGGTGACAGGAATGATGCCGTGCACGGCAAGAACCCGCCGCCCATGAGACCCCTCGCGTGGGACTTCAGGAGCTTCAACAG GACTCCAGCCCCGTTTGACAGGGCGCTAGTTGGTGAGCTGTCCTCTTTGCCCACCGTAGAGCTGGATAACCTGAGTGTGCTGGAGGTGATTTCCCACAGGCCCAACTTCAACAGGGTGGCCCAAGGCTGGGTGCGGATCCTGCCGGAGAGCGAAGAGCTGTAG
- the MYOZ3 gene encoding myozenin-3 isoform X1 produces the protein MAIMRPGPEDASSEPQLDLGKKMSTTHDLMIEELSLPNNRGSRLFQQRQKRVQRFVFEHPSGSRQLPGQGAGGSHHTGKGDPEGTVNEQMAGESAGGQENYHSELHVAASPQGGPPEVPKKSEKVLHMSKVLNPSALAPGYSSPLREIPHEKFNVTAIPKGYRSPWQELFGDRNDAVHGKNPPPMRPLAWDFRSFNRTPAPFDRALVGELSSLPTVELDNLSVLEVISHRPNFNRVAQGWVRILPESEEL, from the exons ATGGCCATCATGAGACCAGGCCCTGAGGATG cctcctcaGAGCCCCAGCTGGACCTGGGGAAGAAGATGAGCACAACACATGACCTGATGATCGAGGAGCTCTCCCTGCCAAACAACCGCGGCTCCCGGCTCTTCCAGCAGCGCCAGAAGCGGGTGCAGCGCTTTGTCTTTGAGCATCCCAGTGGCTCCAGGCAG ctcccagggcaagGGGCAGGTGGCTCACACCACACTGGGAAAGGTGATCCAGAAGGAACAGTGAATGAACAGATG GCAGGGGAGAGTGCTGGGGGCCAGGAGAATTATCACTCTGAGCTCCACGTAGCAGCATCACCCCAAGGTGGCCCCCCAGAAGTACCCAAGAAGTCAGAGAAGGTCTTGCACATGAGCAAAGTCCTGAACCCCAGTGCCCTAGCCCCAG GGTACTCAAGCCCCCTCAGGGAAATCCCCCACGAGAAGTTCAATGTCACCGCCATCCCCAAGGGCTACCGGTCCCCATGGCAGGAGCTCTTTGGTGACAGGAATGATGCCGTGCACGGCAAGAACCCGCCGCCCATGAGACCCCTCGCGTGGGACTTCAGGAGCTTCAACAG GACTCCAGCCCCGTTTGACAGGGCGCTAGTTGGTGAGCTGTCCTCTTTGCCCACCGTAGAGCTGGATAACCTGAGTGTGCTGGAGGTGATTTCCCACAGGCCCAACTTCAACAGGGTGGCCCAAGGCTGGGTGCGGATCCTGCCGGAGAGCGAAGAGCTGTAG
- the SYNPO gene encoding synaptopodin: protein MLRTRLQQFCLHPQASCPTPGKAEQPPCVCGAAKGDTEGDRGCWLERESRGGQSCHQPWDAPASEPGEQEAQMGLLGGKSSGSCQRDPKGLSGDAPQPPLNGSSLALVEEPAVPARCPGSAPELPPTADSPTGNPSQEWKVVKIQRVVIDPDFEPRKTGLSRSASLSEKELKEAKARSQRIAAQLTTAPGPSSKGVLLFHRRRQRVEGLTGAGHGGGPGGLPLSPAPQPRRPAMEESQGQGAKPEREQPGNPGEGMLANASPRQELPAEAQQVPLSVYLKENMASAATNGIGVQEQAARGVERRMEGLGTAGAPAGPSTAALVLPQSPEEGKNVRVPSEVPGEVPSEVPSAPAGTATGMASPAGQQQNGTQGRQYYEVHLTLAKPKPVKNRTARPFGTQASPASAQPAEEPPAPEPPPPTYAETLSSPPPLTRVRSPPAYSALYPAQEQKMLPDPLLGCGVSGPNPLPKTGILEESAARRASRKSMFTFVEKPKLGPNPDLLDLVQSADSRKKQKEQGDPSAEDESFALGAEASNFVPNRAARGVQHLPPAEDAPAWSSCLKSPTIQPKKKPQPSHILTEARGKGAELFARRQSRMEKFIIEAPSQPELLRSPSPTMSLPPSWKYDNNAYLSPMVSRRPSKSPCRPSKTPPASLYGSNLMENEVSQKELEISKHQPYQLQSSLFILSPSKGPARSMPQEVPPPRPSLPDSYPYPQQTSCPTSPLPPSPVWHPPVVPSAGQTTASPFPSAAGALPLTHESRASPGAPAEVLLASPCRLLPPRAKAGFQAPRPSYSTRNAGIEPQDRRSSLPASPTWTPRLARRPGSLDGWASPASVPELDERPPSSPPWSERSLSPLRQDADPRASRQMQARLARNIINAARRKSSSPKAVGLESSRPFTPISPPPPPPPPPPPPPPPPPPPPPRSVLGSLGSPSPTHKSPLRSPRAGSPQFCASPGMPRAAWAAWAEGRRLLLPSSAPCCPVPRLSPLPKSPLPSPVVGGRSAAKRCTSRSPTDSDVSLDSEDSGTKSPGIHSFNLCPRGWTSSLRLKTGSLPSGAPCTS, encoded by the exons ATGCTGAGGACAAGGCTCCAGCAGTTCTGCCTCCACCCCCAGGCCAGCTGCCCCACGCCTGGCAAGGCTGAGCAGCCCCCCTGTGTCTGTGGGGCAGCCAagggggacactgagggggaCAGAGGCTGttggctggagagggagagcagaggggggcagagctgccatcagccctgggatgctccagcctcTGAGCCGGGAGAGCAGGAGGCACAGATGGGACTGCTGGGAGGGAAATCAAGTGGCAGCTGCCAGAGGGACCCCAAGGGGCTCAGTGGGGATGCACCACAGCCCCCACTGAACggcagcagcctggccttggTGGAGGAGCCTGCAGTCCCCGCCAGGTGCCCTGGttctgccccagagctgccccccaCAGCAGACAGCCCCACAGGCAACCCCAGCCAGGAGTGGAAAGTGGTGAAGATCCAACGGGTCGTCATCGACCCTGACTTTGAGCCAAGGAAAACAG gTCTCTCCCGCAGCGCCAGCCTCTcagagaaggagctgaaggaggCGAAGGCGCGGAGCCAGAGGATCGCGGCTCAGCTCACCACGGCGCCCGGCCCCAGCTCCAAGGGAGTCCTGCTGTTCCACCGGCGCAGGCAGCGCGTGGAGGGGCTGACGGGGGCCGGGCATGGCggggg ccccggggggctgcCGCTGAGCCCCGCGCCCCAGCCTCGCCGGCCGGCCATGGAGGAGAGCCAGGGGCAGGGCGCCAAGCCGGAGCGTGAGCAGCCTGGCAATCCAGGAGAAGGGATGCTGGCAAATGCCTCCCCGCGCCAGGAGCTTCCTGCTGAAGCCCAGCAGGTCCCACTCAGCGTTTACCTGAAGGAGAACATGGCATCGGCCGCCACCAACGGCATCGGCGTGCAGGAGCAGGCGGCCCGTGGGGTGGAGAGAAGGATGGAGGGGCTCGGAACTGCAGGAGCCCCTGCGGGGCCGAGCACGGCGGCTCTTGTCCTGCCACAGAGCCCCGAGGAGGGGAAGAACGTCAGAGTGCCCAGCGAGGTGCCCGGTGAGGTGCCTAGCGAGGTGCCCAGCGCACCAGCGGGGACAGCCACAGGGATGGCATCCCCAGCCGGGCAGCAGCAGAACGGCACGCAGGGCCGGCAGTACTACGAGGTGCATCTCACCCTGGCCAAGCCCAAGCCTGTGAAGAACCGCACGGCCAGACCCTTTGGCACCCAGGCATCCCCCGCCAGTGCCCAGCCGGCCGAGGAACCCCCCGCCCCCGA gcccccaccGCCAACCTACGCAGAGACCCTCAGCAGCCCCCCACCCCTCACCCGTGTCCGCTCCCCCCCTGCCTACTCGGCCCTGTACCCCGCCCAGGAGCAGAAGATGCTGCCAGATCCGCTCCTGGGCTGTGGGGTGAGCGGACCAAACCCCTTGCCCAAAACAGGGATCCTGGAGGAGTCGGCTGCCCGGAGAGCCAGCAGAAAGTCGATGTTCACCTTCGTGGAGAAGCCGAAGCTGGGCCCCAACCCCGACCTGCTGGACCTGGTTCAGAGTGCAGAcagcaggaagaagcagaaggagcagggggATCCCAGCGCCGAGGACGAGTCCTTTGCCCTCGGGGCTGAAGCTTCGAACTTTGTCCCCAACAGGGCAGCCAGGGGTGTGCAGCACCTCCCACCGGCTGAGGATGCTCCAGCGTGGTCCTCCTGCCTCAAGTCTCCCACCATCCAGCCCAAGAAGaagccacagcccagccacaTCCTCACTGAAGCGAGAGGGAAGGGGGCTGAGCTCTTTGCCCGCCGGCAATCCAGGATGGAGAAGTTCATCATTGAagccccctcccagcctgagctgctgcgGTCCCCATCGCCCACCatgtccctgcctccctcctggAAGTATGACAACAATGCTTACCTGTCACCCATGGTCTCCAGACGCCCCTCCAAGAGTCCCTGCAGGCCCTCCAAAACCCCTCCTGCATCGCTGTATGGCAGCAACCTAATGGAGAACGAGGTGTcccagaaggagctggagatcTCCAAGCACCAGCCTTACCAGCTCCAGTCTTCTCTCTTTATCCTCTCCCCATCCAAGGGTCCAGCAAGGTCCATGCCCCAGGAGGTGCCTCCACCCAGACCCTCTCTTCCCGACTCCTACCCCTATCCCCAGCAAACCTCCTGCCCGACCTCTCCGTTGCCTCCTTCCCCAGTTTGGCATCCCCCCGTGGTGCCCAGCGCCGGCCAGACCActgccagccccttccccagtgctgctggggctctgcccctgACTCATGAGAGCCGTGCCAGCCCCGGAGCCCcggctgaggtgctgctggcctCCCCGTGCCGCCTGCTGCCCCCCCGGGCGAAGGCGGGCTTCCAGGCACCCCGGCCCTCCTACTCCACCAGGAATGCCGGCATCGAGCCGCAG gaCAGGCGTTCGTCCCTCCCTGCGTCGCCCACCTGGACGCCCCGGCTGGCGCGGCGCCCGGGCAGCCTCGACGGCTGGGCCAGCCCGGCCTCGGTGCCCGAGCTGGATGAGAGGCCCCCCTCGTCCCCGCCGTGGAGCGAGAGGTCCCTGTCCCCGCTGCGGCAGGACGCGGACCCCCGCGCCAGCCGGCAG ATGCAAGCGCGGCTCGCCAGGAACATCATCAACGCCGCCCGCAGGAAGAGCTCCTCTCCCAAAGCCGTGGGGCTGGAGAGCTCCCGGCCCTTCACCCccatctccccccccccccccccccccccccccccccccccccccccccccccccccccccccccccccccccgcagcgtgctggggagcctgggcagcccCTCGCCCACCCACAAAAGCCCCCTGCGATCGCCCCGGGCAGGCAGCCCGCAGTTCTGTGCCTCCCCCGGGATGCCCCGAGCcgcctgggcagcctgggcagagggTCGCCggctcctgctgccatccaGCGCGCCTTGCTGCCCCGTGCCCAGGCTGTCCCCCCTCCCCAAGAGCCCCCTGCCATCCCCCGTGGTGGGTGGGCGCTCCGCAGCCAAGCGCTGCACCTCCCGGTCCCCGACGGACTCGGATGTCTCTCTCGACTCCGAAGACTCGGGGACCAAGAGCCCGGGAATCCACAGCTTCAACCTCTGTCCCCGGGGCTGGACCAGCAGCCTGCGGCTGAAAACGGGGAGTCTGCCCTCAGGGGCTCCCTGCACCTCCTAG